The proteins below come from a single Vanessa tameamea isolate UH-Manoa-2023 chromosome 15, ilVanTame1 primary haplotype, whole genome shotgun sequence genomic window:
- the Dnaj-60 gene encoding dnaJ-like protein 60, translated as MYFIKRNTFFDSAYKFVRLYSSSKKTHYEVLNLQKNCTDKDIKNAFIQMSKEYHPDKNKNEKAQENFVRIVEAYNVLGKPSSRAQYDQISHLDNQNTYSYVYKTHTPYNWRTTYNGQSNYQNYNEKTNSYYGVKGWKKMSNTDLILICFGIAVVGVILQVVIIRESYHIHRKKNDDKSIKLAEELEKVRATARGKTRDMQTQVLLDKIVTAANPSVATASLGQTLADDKK; from the exons atgtattttattaaaagaaatactttttttgatTCGGCATATAAATTTGTACGGTTGTATAG ttctaGTAAAAAGACGCACTATGAAGTTCTTAACTTACAGAAAAACTGTACGGATAAAGACATAAAGAATGCATTTATCCAGATGAGCAAAGag TATCAtccagataaaaataaaaatgaaaaggcTCAAGAAAATTTTGTTCGTATTGTTGAAGCATATAATGTCCTCGGTAAACCTAGCAGCAGAGCTCAATATGATCAGATTTCACACCTAGATAATCAGAATACCTATtcatatgtttataaaacacatacaccttataa ttgGAGAACCACCTATAATGGACAATCAAATTaccaaaattataatgaaaaaacaaattcatattaTGGTGTGAAAGGGTGGAAAAAGATGTCCAAtactgatttgattttgatttgcttTGGTATTGCAGTTGTGGGTGTCATTTTACAAGTTGTTATTATCAG GGAGTCTTATCATATTCATCGGAAGAAAAATGACGATAAATCTATAAAGCTGGCAGAAGAGTTGGAAAAAGTCAGAGCTACTGCTAGAGGAAAAACCAGAGAC atGCAAACACAAGTATTGCTGGATAAAATAGTGACAGCGGCTAACCCTAGCGTCGCCACAGCTTCACTTGGACAGACGTTAGCTGATGATAAAAAGTGA